In Zea mays cultivar B73 chromosome 7, Zm-B73-REFERENCE-NAM-5.0, whole genome shotgun sequence, the following proteins share a genomic window:
- the LOC100193741 gene encoding uncharacterized protein LOC100193741 → MGPPPEKRRTLVLVNLASIMERADEALLPAVYREVGAALHATPTGLGALTLYRSIVQAACYPVAAYAASRHNRAHVIALGAFLWAAATFLVAVSDTFLQVAISRGLNGIGLALVIPAVQSLVADSTDDDNRGTAFGWLQLTSSIGSVFGGFFALLLAQTTVLGIEGWRIAFHLVAIVSVIVGTLVWFFAVDPHFPTNDAAPPSSKKSALDEARELIMEARSIVQIPTFQVFVAQGVSGSFPWSALSFLSMWLELVGFSHEDTAVLTTTFAVATSVGGLLGGKMGDSLARRYPNAGRIVLSQISAGSAVPLAAVLLLGLPDNPSTSSGVAHGLVLFVMGLIISWNGAATNCPIFAEIVPEKQRTSIYALDRTFESILASFAPPVVGLLSQQVYGFKQDDGRGSSPGQDRENAASLAKALYTAISIPMVICTSIYTFMYRTYPRDRERARMQSVIQSELDQIELLGGPSLGGGGDGDGDKPDEVDGSYGSERSAEADAGTEKLLGRKP, encoded by the exons ATGGGTCCGCCGCCGGAGAAGCGGCGGACGCTGGTGCTGGTGAACCTGGCGTCCATCATGGAGcgcgccgacgaggcgctgctgcCGGCGGTGTACCGGGAGGTGGGCGCCGCGCTGCACGCCACGCCCACGGGGCTCGGCGCCCTCACGCTGTACCGCTCCATCGTGCAGGCCGCCTGCTACCCGGTGGCGGCCTACGCCGCGTCGCGCCACAACCGCGCCCACGTCATCGCGCTGGGGGCCTTCCTCTGGGCCGCCGCCACCTTCCTCGTCGCCGTCTCCGACACCTTCCTCCAG GTTGCAATTTCAAGGGGCTTGAACGGCATTGGTCTAGCTCTCGTCATACCAGCAGTCCAGTCGCTGGTAGCCGACTCCACTGACGACGACAACCGCGGCACAGCATTCGGATGGCTGCAACTGACCAGCAGCATCGGCTCCGTATTCGGGGGATTCTTTGCCTTACTGCTGGCCCAGACTACAGTCTTGGGGATCGAAGGATGGCGTATTGCCTTCCACCTCGTCGCGATCGTCAGCGTCATCGTCGGCACCCTCGTGTGGTTCTTCGCCGTGGATCCCCATTTCCCCACAAACGATGCCGCACCACCATCCAGCAAAAAGTCCGCGCTTGATGAAGCAAGGGAACTGATCATGGAGGCCAGGTCCATAGTCCAGATCCCGACGTTCCAGGTCTTCGTTGCCCAGGGCGTCAGCGGCTCGTTCCCGTGGTCAGCGCTGTCGTTCTTGTCCATGTGGCTGGAGCTCGTCGGGTTCAGCCACGAGGACACCGCCGTCCTCACGACCACCTTcgctgtcgccacctccgtcggcgGCCTTCTTGGCGGGAAGATGGGGGATTCGCTCGCTCGGCGGTATCCGAACGCTGGGAGGATCGTGCTGTCTCAGATAAGCGCCGGCTCTGCTGTTCCTTTGGCCGCTGTTCTTCTGCTGGGCTTGCCTGATAATCCGTCCACGTCCAGTGGTGTTGCCCATGGACTTGTTCTGTTCGTCATGGGACTCATCATCTCTTGGAACGGAGCTGCTACAAACTG CCCGATTTTTGCGGAGATCGTGCCCGAGAAGCAAAGGACGAGCATCTACGCTCTGGACAGAACCTTCGAGTCCATTCTGGCGTCGTTTGCGCCTCCGGTCGTTGGCCTGTTGTCGCAGCAAGTCTACGGCTTCAAACAGGACGACGGCAGAGGGAGCAGCCCTGGGCAAGACCGGGAGAACGCGGCGTCGCTGGCCAAGGCGCTGTACACGGCCATCTCCATACCGATGGTCATCTGCACCTCCATATACACGTTCATGTACCGCACCTACCCTCGAGACAGGGAGCGTGCGCGCATGCAGTCGGTGATTCAGTCAGAGTTGGACCAGATTGAGCTGCTGGGCGGTCCGAGTTTAggaggcggcggcgacggcgacggtgataaACCTGACGAGGTTGATGGCAGTTATGGTTCTGAAAGATCTGCTGAGGCCGATGCCGGCACTGAAAAACTACTAGGAAGGAAACCATGA